From Oryza sativa Japonica Group chromosome 4, ASM3414082v1, one genomic window encodes:
- the LOC4336618 gene encoding putative glycerol-3-phosphate transporter 1: MGSPSKTRRMKPLGIQLYECARGSPISFRSCQALVLILTFLSYASYHATRKTTSIVKSVLDPKTENLGMLHWPSHLYLQDLRDAQGNMTALYSGWAPFNADDGTALLGEIDLAFLGVYAIGMFFAGHLGDRVDLRILLTIGMIGTGFFTAAFGAGNWLNIHNFYYFLGVQMMAGLFQSSGWPSVVAVVGNWFGKSKRGLIMGIWNAHTSVGNISGSLIAAAMLKFGWSWSFAVPGVMIAVVGLAVFLFLPVGPEMIGIEEDIHEKDAEKDDMSAPLLEERSASKEKAVGFIQAWRIPGVAPFALCLFFCKLVAYTFLYWLPFYISHTAIGGVYLSDTAAGVLSTLFDVGGVVGGILAGHISDRLDARALTAASFTFSAIPALFFYRIYGSFSLYSNIALMFVTGMLVNGPYALITTAVSADLGTHSSLNGNSRALATVTAIIDGTGSIGAAVGPLLTGYISAKSWSGVFTMLMASAFVAGLLLSRLVMAEISAKMESRRPDAAASDLPVSSMEQS; encoded by the exons ATGGGTTCCCCAAGCAAAACACGTCGGATGAAGCCATTGGGGATTCAGCTATATGAGTGTGCCCGGGGGAGTCCTATCTCCTTCAGATCATGCCAGGCTCTTGTATTGATACTGACGTTCTTATCCTATGCTAGCTATCATGCCACTAGGAAGACTACAAGCATTGTCAAGAGTGTTCTTGATCCTAAGACAGAAAACCTAGGTATGTTGCATTGGCCGAGCCATCTGTATCTTCAGGATTTAAGAGATGCACAGGGCAACATGACGGCTCTCTATAGCGGCTGGGCTCCGTTTAATGCCGACGATGGTACTGCATTGCTCGGGGAGATCGACTTGGCATTTCTCGGAGTATATGCAATCGGCATGTTCTTCGCTGGCCATTTGGGTGATCGGGTGGATCTCAGGATACTTCTGACCATCGGAATGATAGGCACTGGATTTTTCACTGCTGCCTTTGGTGCCGGCAACTGGCTCAACATACACAACTTCTACTACTTTCTGGGTGTTCAGATGATGGCTGGCCTGTTTCAGTCATCCGGCTGGCCATCTGTGGTTGCAGTTGTTGGTAATTGGTTTGGAAAGAGCAAAAGAGGGCTGATAATGGGAATCTGGAATGCTCATACATCTGTGGGAAACATATCTGGTTCCTTAATTGCAGCTGCAATGTTGAAGTTTGGATGGTCATGGTCGTTTGCAGTCCCTGGAGTGATGATCGCAGTCGTTGGGCTTGCAGTGTTTCTGTTCTTGCCTGTCGGTCCGGAGATGATTGGAATCGAGGAGGATATCCATGAGAAGGATGCTGAGAAGGATGACATGAGTGCACCTCTGTTGGAAGAACGATCGGCATCAAAAGAAAAGGCAGTCGGGTTCATTCAGGCTTGGAGAATTCCTGGTGTAGCGCCATTTGCTCTCTGCCTTTTCTTCTGCAAGCTTGTGGCTTACACATTCCTGTATTGGCTTCCGTTTTATATCAGCCACACAG CAATCGGTGGAGTGTACTTGTCAGACACCGCAGCCGGTGTACTGTCAACTCTGTTCGACGTGGGTGGCGTTGTCGGCGGCATCCTTGCCGGCCACATCTCCGACCGCCTCGACGCACgggcgctgacggcggcgagctTCACGTTCTCGGCGATCCCGGCGCTCTTCTTCTACCGCATATACGGCAGCTTCTCGCTGTACTCGAACATCGCCCTCATGTTCGTCACCGGGATGCTCGTCAACGGGCCGTACGCCCTCATCAccaccgccgtctccgccgacCTCGGCACGCACAGCTCCCTGAACGGCAACTCCAGGGCGCTCGCCACCGTCACGGCGATCATCGACGGGACGGGGTCGATCGGCGCCGCGGTCGGCCCGCTGCTGACGGGGTACATCTCTGCCAAGAGCTGGAGCGGCGTGTTCACGATGCTCATGGCGTCCGCTTTCGTCGCGGGGCTGCTCCTGTCGAGGCTGGTCATGGCGGAGATCTCCGCGAAGATGGAGTCCCGGAGGCCTGACGCTGCTGCTAGTGATCTGCCAGTGTCCTCCATGGAACAATCTTAG
- the LOC4336619 gene encoding U4/U6 small nuclear ribonucleoprotein Prp31 homolog isoform X1, giving the protein MPVRPPLKKVPAQTRADLGPPSSASSAAAPCIPPARRRVRLAAAASRARIQPRGERAEPRPVLGQREREAAAPALQRSTVGALAAAWKTSDKNLRSCAILQASLADSFLADLDELSDNEAYPEEENAEAVGTEEIGDDDMPDLESLNYDDLDSVSKLQKTQRYNDIMQKVENALQKGTDFSNQRSILEEDPEYQLIVDCNALSVDIENEIIIIHNFIRDKYRLKFPELESLVHHPIDYARVVQKIGNEMDLTLVDLEGLLPSAIIMVISVTASTTSGKPLSEENLVKTIEACERALTLDAAKKKVLEFVESRMGYIAPNLSAIVGSAVASKLMGTAGGLGALAKMPACNVQLLGAKRKNLAGFSTATSQFRVGYLEQTDVFQSTPPALRTRACRLIAAKSTLAARIDSIRGDPTGKAGRNLLEEIRKKIEKWQEPPPAKLPKPLPVPDFEPKKKRGGRRLRKMKERYAQTDMMKLANRMQFGVPEESSLGDGLGEGYGMLGQAGSGKLRVSTAPSKLSAKITKKFKEKSYGSSGATSGLTSSLAFTPVQGIELSNPQAHGNLLGSGTQSTYFSETGTFSKIKRT; this is encoded by the exons ATGCCGGTGCGTCCCCCTCTCAAAAAGGTTCCGGCCCAAACTCGAGCAGATTTGggtcctccctcctccgcctcctccgccgccgccccctgtATCCCACCGGCTCGCCGGAGagtccgcctcgccgccgcggcctcacGGGCGCGTATCCAGCCTCGCGGAGAGCGTGCGGAACCGCGACCCGTACTAGGGCAGCGCGAGAGAGAAGCTGCTGCGCCTGCGCTGCAAAG GTCTACAGTTGGAGCTCTTGCTGCTGCTTGGAAGACTTCGGACAAGAACCTAAGATCATG TGCCATTTTACAGGCAAGCCTTGCTGATTCTTTCTTAGCGGATCTTGATGAACTTTCAGACAATGAAGCCTATCCT GAGGAAGAAAATGCTGAGGCAGTGGGCACGGAAGAGATTGGTGATGATGATATGCCTGACCTCGAGTCTCTTAATTATGATGACCTTGATAGTGTTTCAAAGCTTCAGAAAACACAACGTTACAATGACATTATGCAA AAAGTTGAAAATGCACTTCAGAAAGGTACAGATTTTTCCAATCAAAGGTCGATCCTGGAGGAAGATCCAGAATACCAGCTGATTGTTGATTGCAATGCTCTATCAGTAGATATTGAGAATGAGATCATTATAATCCATAATTTCATACGTGACAAGTATAGGCTGAAGTTTCCTGAACTAGAATCCCTTGTTCATCATCCGATCGATTATGCTCGTGTTGTCCAGAAGATTGGAAATGAGATGGATTTAACGCTTGTAGATCTGGAAGGGCTTTTACCTTCTGCAATTATAATGGTAATTTCAGTGACAGCATCAACGACAAGTGGGAAGCCGCTTTCCGAGGAGAACTTGGTAAAAACTATTGAAGCATGTGAGAGAGCCCTTACTCTTGATGCTGCAAAGAAGAAGGTACTTGAATTTGTAGAGAGCAGAATGGGTTACATTGCACCAAACCTGTCTGCCATTGTTGGCAGCGCTGTTGCCTCGAAGTTGATGGGAACTGCTGGTGGTTTGGGAGCACTTGCAAAAATGCCTGCTTGTAACGTTCAGTTACTTGGTGCTAAGAGGAAAAATCTTGCTGGGTTTTCTACTGCCACATCTCAGTTTCGTGTTGGCTATCTTGAACAAACCGATGTATTCCAGAGTACCCCACCAGCTCTGAGGACTCGTGCTTGCAGACTTATAGCTGCAAAGTCAACTCTAGCAGCAAGGATTGATTCGATCAGAGGTGATCCAACAGGAAAAGCTGGGCGTAACTTGTTAGAAGAAATCCGTAAGAAGATTGAGAAGTGGCAAGAACCGCCTCCTGCAAAGCTTCCAAAACCACTTCCTGTTCCAGACTTTGAGCctaaaaagaagagagggggtCGGCGGCTTCGAAAAATGAAAGAAAG ATATGCACAAACTGATATGATGAAGCTTGCTAACCGAATGCAGTTTGGTGTACCAGAAGAGAGCTCATTGG GTGATGGTTTAGGGGAAGGTTATGGCATGCTTGGACAGGCAGGAAGTGGAAAGCTACGCGTGTCAACTGCACCAAGCAAACTTTCTGCAAAAATTACCAAGAA ATTCAAGGAGAAGAGCTATGGTAGCAGTGGTGCAACATCGGGGCTGACTTCTAGTTTGGCGTTTACACCAGTTCAG GGGATAGAGTTGTCAAATCCACAGGCCCACGGCAACCTGCTTGGAAGTGGAACTCAGAGCACCTATTTTTCAGAGACCGGGACGTTCTCGAAGATCAAAAGGACCTGA
- the LOC4336619 gene encoding U4/U6 small nuclear ribonucleoprotein Prp31 homolog isoform X2: MASLADSFLADLDELSDNEAYPEEENAEAVGTEEIGDDDMPDLESLNYDDLDSVSKLQKTQRYNDIMQKVENALQKGTDFSNQRSILEEDPEYQLIVDCNALSVDIENEIIIIHNFIRDKYRLKFPELESLVHHPIDYARVVQKIGNEMDLTLVDLEGLLPSAIIMVISVTASTTSGKPLSEENLVKTIEACERALTLDAAKKKVLEFVESRMGYIAPNLSAIVGSAVASKLMGTAGGLGALAKMPACNVQLLGAKRKNLAGFSTATSQFRVGYLEQTDVFQSTPPALRTRACRLIAAKSTLAARIDSIRGDPTGKAGRNLLEEIRKKIEKWQEPPPAKLPKPLPVPDFEPKKKRGGRRLRKMKERYAQTDMMKLANRMQFGVPEESSLGDGLGEGYGMLGQAGSGKLRVSTAPSKLSAKITKKFKEKSYGSSGATSGLTSSLAFTPVQGIELSNPQAHGNLLGSGTQSTYFSETGTFSKIKRT, from the exons ATG GCAAGCCTTGCTGATTCTTTCTTAGCGGATCTTGATGAACTTTCAGACAATGAAGCCTATCCT GAGGAAGAAAATGCTGAGGCAGTGGGCACGGAAGAGATTGGTGATGATGATATGCCTGACCTCGAGTCTCTTAATTATGATGACCTTGATAGTGTTTCAAAGCTTCAGAAAACACAACGTTACAATGACATTATGCAA AAAGTTGAAAATGCACTTCAGAAAGGTACAGATTTTTCCAATCAAAGGTCGATCCTGGAGGAAGATCCAGAATACCAGCTGATTGTTGATTGCAATGCTCTATCAGTAGATATTGAGAATGAGATCATTATAATCCATAATTTCATACGTGACAAGTATAGGCTGAAGTTTCCTGAACTAGAATCCCTTGTTCATCATCCGATCGATTATGCTCGTGTTGTCCAGAAGATTGGAAATGAGATGGATTTAACGCTTGTAGATCTGGAAGGGCTTTTACCTTCTGCAATTATAATGGTAATTTCAGTGACAGCATCAACGACAAGTGGGAAGCCGCTTTCCGAGGAGAACTTGGTAAAAACTATTGAAGCATGTGAGAGAGCCCTTACTCTTGATGCTGCAAAGAAGAAGGTACTTGAATTTGTAGAGAGCAGAATGGGTTACATTGCACCAAACCTGTCTGCCATTGTTGGCAGCGCTGTTGCCTCGAAGTTGATGGGAACTGCTGGTGGTTTGGGAGCACTTGCAAAAATGCCTGCTTGTAACGTTCAGTTACTTGGTGCTAAGAGGAAAAATCTTGCTGGGTTTTCTACTGCCACATCTCAGTTTCGTGTTGGCTATCTTGAACAAACCGATGTATTCCAGAGTACCCCACCAGCTCTGAGGACTCGTGCTTGCAGACTTATAGCTGCAAAGTCAACTCTAGCAGCAAGGATTGATTCGATCAGAGGTGATCCAACAGGAAAAGCTGGGCGTAACTTGTTAGAAGAAATCCGTAAGAAGATTGAGAAGTGGCAAGAACCGCCTCCTGCAAAGCTTCCAAAACCACTTCCTGTTCCAGACTTTGAGCctaaaaagaagagagggggtCGGCGGCTTCGAAAAATGAAAGAAAG ATATGCACAAACTGATATGATGAAGCTTGCTAACCGAATGCAGTTTGGTGTACCAGAAGAGAGCTCATTGG GTGATGGTTTAGGGGAAGGTTATGGCATGCTTGGACAGGCAGGAAGTGGAAAGCTACGCGTGTCAACTGCACCAAGCAAACTTTCTGCAAAAATTACCAAGAA ATTCAAGGAGAAGAGCTATGGTAGCAGTGGTGCAACATCGGGGCTGACTTCTAGTTTGGCGTTTACACCAGTTCAG GGGATAGAGTTGTCAAATCCACAGGCCCACGGCAACCTGCTTGGAAGTGGAACTCAGAGCACCTATTTTTCAGAGACCGGGACGTTCTCGAAGATCAAAAGGACCTGA